A genome region from Pseudomonadota bacterium includes the following:
- a CDS encoding terminase gpA endonuclease subunit, with protein MTGVDQSSNQFSLFAPIYWYQGELDIWRRRERLTPSQWAEKYREVTMGSHQGRWRNDITPYLTKIMDTYGMSYVREVVVCAVAQSGKTNAMYNCFAWSIDQHPGPVMFIMPSKNAIDKSATDRIIPMIEQSSRLKKLKSSNPDDTARSRIKLKNGTIIYTAWANSATALASFPIKYLFFDEVDKYPPTVSKETDPVTLGEKRNRIFSKTCKRFKVSTPTRESGFIWQAMQKCHQTWAYEVQCPECSSYHIMKIDGLRWPEGKKAQELEIEKTATYECPECHVQWDDRLREKAVVNGRWMVISGGRLKRPEKVGFHIPGWICLDISLTEIAAAYLRSQGDPVKMIDFYNDYLAEPYEEFAVERDEDRILALRDDRPRGLVPSAEISCLTISIDTQQNGYFYEIRAWGYGVDLESWQIREGFVETDAALEQLLYRTEYLSPDGTSHSIIAGLIDSGGTRDQKARHSRTWEVYELCRRNPIIKPIKGQQRQSSPWRVSTIDTYPGSNKAIPGGLKLYNLHSTYYKDQLAGKLEISSADPGAWHLHSESTEEYARQMCAEYRDERGLWLCPRNRPNHFWDIGYYSLACADVMGIKFWLKPGQ; from the coding sequence ATGACAGGTGTCGATCAAAGCAGTAACCAATTTTCTCTCTTTGCTCCCATCTACTGGTACCAGGGTGAGCTGGATATCTGGCGCCGGCGTGAGCGCCTTACTCCCAGCCAGTGGGCGGAAAAGTACCGGGAGGTGACCATGGGCTCCCACCAGGGCCGTTGGCGCAATGATATTACGCCCTATCTCACCAAAATCATGGATACCTACGGCATGTCCTATGTTCGTGAAGTGGTGGTTTGTGCCGTGGCTCAATCGGGAAAAACCAATGCCATGTACAACTGCTTTGCCTGGTCTATTGATCAGCATCCAGGCCCGGTCATGTTTATCATGCCGAGCAAGAACGCCATTGATAAATCGGCAACGGATCGCATCATTCCGATGATTGAGCAATCTTCAAGGTTGAAGAAGCTAAAAAGCAGCAATCCTGATGATACGGCAAGATCCAGAATCAAGCTGAAAAATGGTACCATCATTTACACCGCCTGGGCCAATTCAGCCACCGCCCTGGCCTCTTTTCCGATCAAATATCTCTTTTTTGACGAGGTCGACAAATATCCGCCCACCGTCAGCAAGGAAACTGATCCCGTTACTTTAGGCGAGAAAAGAAACCGGATTTTCTCCAAAACCTGCAAACGGTTCAAGGTCAGTACGCCGACCAGGGAAAGCGGTTTCATCTGGCAGGCCATGCAGAAATGCCACCAGACCTGGGCCTATGAGGTACAGTGTCCCGAATGCAGCAGCTATCATATCATGAAGATTGATGGCCTCCGCTGGCCGGAAGGCAAAAAAGCCCAGGAGCTGGAAATTGAAAAAACAGCCACCTATGAATGCCCTGAATGCCATGTTCAATGGGATGACCGCCTGCGAGAAAAGGCCGTCGTTAACGGCCGCTGGATGGTGATTTCCGGTGGTCGGCTGAAAAGGCCGGAGAAGGTAGGTTTTCACATTCCCGGCTGGATCTGCCTTGATATCAGCCTGACGGAGATTGCCGCTGCTTACCTGCGTTCCCAAGGTGATCCAGTCAAGATGATCGATTTCTACAACGATTACCTGGCCGAGCCCTATGAGGAGTTTGCCGTCGAACGCGACGAAGACCGGATCCTGGCACTTCGTGACGATCGCCCCCGGGGTCTGGTACCTTCTGCCGAAATATCCTGTTTGACCATTTCTATTGACACCCAGCAGAATGGGTATTTTTATGAAATCAGAGCCTGGGGTTACGGCGTCGATCTTGAAAGCTGGCAGATCCGGGAGGGCTTTGTTGAAACAGATGCCGCCTTGGAGCAGCTTCTCTACCGGACGGAATATCTCTCTCCGGATGGCACGTCCCATTCCATTATTGCCGGCTTGATCGATTCCGGTGGTACCCGGGACCAGAAGGCCCGTCATAGTCGCACTTGGGAGGTCTATGAACTCTGTCGGCGCAATCCGATCATCAAACCCATCAAAGGCCAGCAGCGCCAGAGCTCTCCCTGGCGGGTGTCAACCATCGATACCTATCCCGGCAGCAACAAGGCCATTCCCGGCGGTCTGAAGCTCTACAATCTCCACTCAACGTATTACAAAGATCAATTGGCTGGCAAGCTGGAGATTTCTTCCGCAGATCCTGGAGCTTGGCATCTTCACTCTGAATCAACCGAGGAATATGCCCGGCAGATGTGTGCTGAATATCGGGATGAGCGTGGGCTCTGGCTGTGTCCCAGAAACCGTCCCAACCATTTTTGGGATATTGGCTATTACTCCCTGGCTTGTGCCGATGTAATGGGGATTAAATTCTGGTTGAAACCTGGGCAGTAA
- a CDS encoding helix-turn-helix domain-containing protein, with protein MTVKSRVTVAEINHIKRQHIMKVMLYTPTEVAVVLGCSERKIFDLVRDGKLLAASENPGRRGIRITAVSLEKYLDSITIEPEFWQR; from the coding sequence ATGACCGTAAAAAGCAGGGTTACCGTGGCTGAAATCAATCACATAAAACGCCAGCACATCATGAAAGTGATGCTCTATACCCCAACCGAGGTGGCCGTTGTCCTTGGCTGCTCCGAACGAAAAATCTTTGATCTGGTCCGTGATGGAAAACTCCTGGCAGCCAGTGAAAATCCCGGCCGCCGGGGGATTCGAATTACTGCTGTGTCCCTGGAAAAGTATCTGGATTCGATTACCATCGAGCCTGAATTCTGGCAGCGGTGA